A single genomic interval of Sander lucioperca isolate FBNREF2018 chromosome 9, SLUC_FBN_1.2, whole genome shotgun sequence harbors:
- the zgc:153913 gene encoding carboxypeptidase N subunit 2, giving the protein MDKESGLILFLVLLLCHKGNTQSHNSCPYTCQCFTSVQILCADERMTSLPMNTSRQVKDFIVIKSAVAYLFPRTLEESPQLAKLIFLNNALRSVNSQAFEHLTELQELEISGNPWLEHLYLGTFSKQGNLTKLLLNFNRFKTVLPGMFDSLKQLETLQLKGNIISDLPPFLLLNLHNLRVLDLSQNKLEDVKGETFSGPTRLEILKINNNLISNLTSDTFHNISQLIELHLEGNKISKLVDNIFFVLTELKVLNLRGNLLTTFSDKVFGFEASNLKELNLKGNRLTELSSLSSLTSLTDLILCSNELSDLPEDLFRNVTALENVDLSENQLTLLPATIFNDLFRIKAIHLHKNNLSKVDAKLFEDQVLIQQLYLSDNQLETLPLGLLDPFVLQHTVRLHGNPWKCDCHMWYLHDWVLRNNQDVEMVDRMFCASPSFLRRRPVVSIDKDQLVCQVSKDDTPDLSSCSLQLSNDTVIINCKVDKCSPLTVKVQFQEDDRNVTEHILKNEPQCSNETMIEIPVQ; this is encoded by the coding sequence ATACTGTGTGCTGATGAACGGATGACATCTTTACCCATGAACACGTCCAGGCAGGTTAAGGACTTCATTGTAATTAAATCAGCCGTGGCGTACCTGTTCCCCCGCACTTTAGAGGAGAGCCCCCAACTGGCCAAGCTTATCTTCCTAAATAATGCACTGCGAAGTGTTAACTCTCAGGCTTTTGAGCATCTGACTGAGCTGCAGGAGTTGGAAATCAGTGGGAACCCCTGGTTGGAACATTTATATTTGGGGACTTTTTCAAAGCAGGGAAACTTGACTAAACTGCTGCTTAACTTCAACAGGTTCAAGACTGTGCTTCCTGGCATGTTTGACTCTCTCAAACAGCTTGAAACACTGCAGTTGAAGGGCAACATCATATCAGATCTGCCCCCATTTCTTTTGCTAAACCTCCACAATCTGCGTGTCCTGGATTTGTCCCAAAATAAGCTCGAAGACGTAAAAGGGGAAACTTTTTCTGGTCCAACGAGACTGGAGATCCTGAAAATTAACAACAACCTCATCAGCAATCTTACATCTGACACGTTCCACAATATTTCTCAGCTGATAGAGCTTCATTTGGAGGGGAATAAGATATCAAAACTTGTTGACAATATCTTCTTTGTGTTAACCGAGCTGAAGGTGCTGAACCTCCGTGGAAATCTTCTCACAACCTTCAGCGATAAAGTGTTTGGATTCGAGGCCTCAAATTTGAAGGAGCTGAACCTAAAGGGCAACAGATTGACTGAGCTGTCTTCTCTAAGCAGTTTGACGTCTCTTACCGACCTAATCTTGTGCTCTAACGAGCTCTCTGACCTTCCTGAGGACCTTTTTAGAAATGTTACAGCCCTGGAGAATGTGGACCTGTCTGAAAACCAGCTCACCCTGCTGCCCGCAACGATCTTTAATGATCTATTTAGAATCAAGGCCATTCACCTACATAAGAACAACCTGAGCAAGGTGGACGCCAAACTGTTTGAGGACCAGGTGCTCATTCAGCAGCTCTACCTGTCTGACAACCAGCTGGAAACTCTCCCATTGGGCCTTTTAGACCCCTTTGTCCTCCAGCACACAGTCAGACTGCACGGGAACCCCTGGAAATGTGACTGCCACATGTGGTACCTGCATGACTGGGTGTTGAGAAACAACCAAGACGTAGAGATGGTTGACAGGATGTTCTGCGCGAGCCCCAGTTTTTTGAGAAGACGGCCAGTCGTCTCCATCGACAAGGACCAGCTGGTGTGTCAGGTGTCTAAAGATGACACGCCTGATCTCAGCAGCTGCAGCTTACAATTGTCAAATGACACTGTGATCATCAATTGTAAAGTGGATAAATGCTCTCCACTCACTGTTAAGGTACAGTTTCAGGAGGATGACCGCAACGTTACAGAGCATATTTTGAAAAATGAGCCTCAATGTAGCAATGAGACAATGATTGAGATCCCTGTTCAGTAG